From Actinoplanes oblitus, a single genomic window includes:
- a CDS encoding CYTH and CHAD domain-containing protein, producing METATETERKYDVPESFQLPDLTGAAGIARVDGAETHDLDATYFDTEDLRLMKNRRTLRRRSGGHDAGWHLKTPADGDGRKEHRMSGASEQVPDELLALVRTYVRHRPLAPVARLRTHRVETPLRDESGRTLALIAQDQVRAESGDDHSAWQEIEVELVDGDEKVLAEVEKVLLKAGASPAAGPSKVARALAGRLTPPESGKNKINPVSRYAREQRDAIIEHDPAARRGEEDAVHKMRVATRRLRSTLKSFRRWFPEQDTAELGDELRWLAGVLGAVRDPQVLEGKLLAGVAESGPEFRATAHRIRAALEHRVAKGREELVAALDSDRYLNLLDRIDALVDAPLPAAGNPAKRVRAVLAKADDRLDTALADGVDEELHAARKKYKQARYAVELIAPEAGKPAKKLVKALTGLQDGLGAHQDSTIARETLREIGPDSFHFGVLYGRQEAVGKETLNAVPVLKRASRRKKVRRWLMKA from the coding sequence GTGGAGACCGCGACCGAGACCGAACGCAAGTACGACGTCCCCGAGTCCTTCCAGCTTCCGGACCTGACCGGTGCCGCCGGCATCGCCCGGGTCGACGGTGCCGAGACCCACGATCTCGACGCCACGTACTTCGACACCGAGGACCTCCGGTTGATGAAAAATCGCCGGACTCTTCGGCGCCGCTCCGGTGGCCACGACGCGGGCTGGCACCTGAAGACCCCCGCCGACGGGGACGGCCGCAAGGAGCACCGGATGTCCGGTGCGAGCGAGCAGGTGCCCGACGAGTTGCTCGCGCTGGTCCGCACCTACGTCCGGCACCGGCCGCTGGCGCCGGTGGCCCGGCTGCGGACCCACCGCGTCGAGACGCCGCTGCGCGACGAGTCCGGCCGCACCCTCGCGCTGATCGCCCAGGACCAGGTGCGTGCCGAGTCCGGCGACGACCACAGCGCCTGGCAGGAGATCGAGGTCGAACTCGTCGACGGCGACGAGAAGGTGCTCGCCGAGGTGGAGAAGGTACTGCTCAAGGCGGGTGCCAGTCCCGCCGCGGGCCCGTCCAAGGTGGCCCGCGCGCTGGCCGGCCGGCTCACGCCACCGGAGTCCGGCAAAAACAAGATCAACCCCGTTTCCCGGTACGCCCGGGAGCAGCGCGACGCGATCATCGAGCACGACCCGGCGGCCCGGCGGGGCGAGGAGGACGCCGTACACAAGATGCGCGTGGCGACCCGCCGGCTGCGCAGCACCCTGAAAAGCTTCCGCCGCTGGTTCCCGGAGCAGGACACCGCCGAGCTCGGCGACGAGCTGCGCTGGCTGGCCGGGGTGCTCGGCGCGGTCCGCGACCCGCAGGTGCTGGAGGGCAAGCTGCTGGCCGGCGTCGCCGAGTCCGGGCCGGAGTTCCGGGCCACCGCGCACCGGATCCGGGCCGCCCTGGAGCACCGGGTCGCCAAGGGCCGCGAGGAACTGGTCGCCGCCCTCGACAGCGACCGCTACCTGAACCTGCTGGACCGGATCGACGCGCTGGTCGACGCCCCACTGCCGGCCGCCGGCAACCCGGCGAAACGGGTCCGTGCGGTGCTCGCCAAGGCGGACGATCGGCTGGACACCGCACTTGCCGACGGCGTCGACGAGGAGCTGCACGCCGCCCGCAAGAAGTACAAACAGGCCCGGTACGCGGTCGAACTGATCGCCCCGGAGGCCGGCAAACCCGCCAAGAAGCTGGTCAAGGCGCTCACCGGCCTGCAGGACGGCCTGGGCGCCCACCAGGACTCCACGATCGCCCGGGAAACCCTGCGTGAAATCGGGCCGGACAGTTTCCACTTCGGCGTCCTCTACGGTCGACAGGAGGCCGTGGGTAAGGAGACGCTCAACGCCGTCCCCGTGCTGAAGCGGGCGTCACGGCGTAAAAAGGTTCGTCGCTGGCTGATGAAGGCGTGA
- a CDS encoding EthD family reductase, translating into MHKLLVLYPEPADPDHFRDYYVTRHLPLVTRMPGLLAWRYSFDVAATQGQPPYFAVFEAEFADAAAMTAARASPQGRQVTADVANYATGGVVVIHYPVQDGAR; encoded by the coding sequence ATGCACAAGCTGCTGGTGCTGTATCCCGAGCCCGCCGATCCCGACCACTTCCGCGACTACTACGTGACCCGCCATCTCCCGCTGGTCACGCGCATGCCGGGCCTGCTCGCGTGGCGCTACAGCTTCGACGTGGCAGCGACCCAGGGACAGCCGCCGTACTTCGCGGTCTTCGAGGCCGAGTTCGCCGACGCCGCGGCGATGACCGCGGCGAGGGCGTCTCCGCAGGGCCGGCAGGTGACTGCCGATGTCGCCAACTACGCCACCGGTGGTGTCGTCGTCATCCACTACCCGGTGCAGGACGGCGCCCGCTGA
- a CDS encoding winged helix-turn-helix transcriptional regulator — protein MPGRAVRGSSTGRPLMAALDLFGRRWNLRIVWELRHGPVGFRALRERCDNMSSSVLRQRLTELLDAALVEQHPDASYALTELGHSARRALRPLIRWSAEWAETLSAADSEEAR, from the coding sequence ATGCCGGGACGGGCGGTCCGCGGGTCGAGCACCGGCCGGCCACTGATGGCCGCCCTCGACCTGTTCGGCCGCAGGTGGAACCTGCGCATCGTCTGGGAACTGCGACACGGGCCGGTCGGGTTCCGCGCGCTGCGGGAGCGCTGCGACAACATGTCCTCCAGCGTGCTGCGGCAACGACTGACCGAGCTGCTCGACGCCGCCCTCGTCGAGCAGCATCCGGACGCCAGCTACGCCCTCACCGAGCTGGGCCACAGCGCCCGCCGCGCGCTGCGCCCACTCATCCGCTGGTCCGCGGAGTGGGCCGAGACCCTCTCCGCCGCCGACTCCGAAGAGGCCCGCTAG
- the msrA gene encoding peptide-methionine (S)-S-oxide reductase MsrA: MFLRHKKLDLPTAETALPGRLISMPVSDKHEVLGTPLEGPWPTGYEVAVFGMGCFWGAERIFWQLPGVHSTSAGYAGGFTANPTYEEVCSGTTGHTEVVQVVYDPSKISYERLLKAFWENHDPTQGMRQGNDVGTQYRSAIYTTTEAQAETARASLAAFQPVVSKAGLGEITTEIRPLGEYYYAEDYHQQYLAPTKNPNGYCNHGPNGLTCPTGVAKTI; encoded by the coding sequence GTGTTCCTGCGGCACAAGAAGCTTGACCTGCCCACCGCCGAGACCGCGCTGCCGGGCCGGCTGATCTCGATGCCGGTCTCCGACAAGCACGAGGTCCTGGGCACCCCGCTGGAGGGCCCGTGGCCGACCGGCTACGAGGTCGCCGTCTTCGGGATGGGCTGTTTCTGGGGCGCCGAGCGGATCTTCTGGCAGCTGCCGGGCGTCCACTCCACCTCGGCCGGGTACGCCGGCGGGTTCACCGCCAACCCGACCTACGAGGAGGTGTGCTCGGGCACCACCGGCCACACCGAGGTCGTGCAGGTGGTCTACGACCCCAGCAAGATCAGCTACGAGCGGCTGCTGAAGGCGTTCTGGGAGAACCACGACCCGACGCAGGGCATGCGCCAGGGCAACGACGTGGGTACCCAGTACCGCTCGGCGATCTACACCACCACGGAGGCGCAGGCCGAGACCGCGCGGGCGTCCCTGGCGGCGTTCCAGCCGGTGGTCAGCAAGGCCGGCCTGGGCGAGATCACCACCGAGATCCGCCCGCTCGGCGAGTACTACTACGCCGAGGACTACCACCAGCAGTACCTCGCCCCCACGAAGAACCCGAACGGTTATTGCAATCACGGCCCCAACGGCCTGACTTGTCCTACTGGCGTGGCAAAGACCATTTAA
- a CDS encoding HIT family protein, translated as MADCVFCRIVAGEVPAFKVADEAAGLAFLDTRPVFKGHVLVVPRPHVVQLVDLPAELLPGYFAFVQRVAAAVPGATGSTGTFVAMNNLVSQSVPHLHTHVVPRTKGDGLRGFFWPRHKYAGDEEAAEFAENIGKEYRRLGVTDSGRRE; from the coding sequence GTGGCCGACTGCGTGTTCTGTCGAATCGTGGCGGGCGAGGTGCCCGCGTTCAAGGTCGCCGACGAGGCTGCCGGGCTCGCTTTCCTCGACACCAGGCCGGTCTTCAAGGGGCATGTCCTGGTCGTTCCACGGCCGCACGTCGTCCAGCTCGTCGACCTCCCGGCCGAGCTCCTTCCGGGATACTTCGCCTTCGTTCAGCGGGTGGCGGCCGCGGTCCCCGGCGCCACCGGCAGCACCGGCACCTTCGTCGCGATGAACAACCTCGTCTCCCAGTCGGTGCCCCACCTGCACACCCACGTCGTCCCCCGCACCAAGGGCGACGGCCTGCGCGGATTCTTCTGGCCCCGGCACAAGTACGCCGGCGACGAGGAGGCGGCGGAGTTCGCCGAGAACATCGGTAAGGAATACCGCCGCCTCGGCGTTACAGACAGCGGACGAAGGGAGTGA
- a CDS encoding cystathionine gamma-synthase — MTTDHNLAGGAGFDTLAIHAGQDPDPRTGAVVPPIYQTSTYAQDAVGSPRLGYEYSRSGNPTRDSLQECLAAIEGGRRGLAFASGLAAEDTLLRTVCRPGDHVVIPNDAYGGTYRLFAKVAERWGLAWTAAPLDDLDAVRAAFRPGHTRMIWAETPTNPLLNIADIPALAGLAHEYDALLTVDNTFASPYLQQPLALGADVVVHSTTKYLGGHSDVVGGALVVADTGLGDELAFHQNAMGAVNGPFDAWLTVRGIKTLGVRMDRHCDNAERIVAFLSEHEKVSRVLYPGLDSHPGHETAAKQMRRFGGMVSFRAAGGAEQAIEICNRTKLFVLAESLGGVESLIEHPGQMTHLSAAGSALEVPADLVRLSVGIETVDDLLADLEQALG; from the coding sequence ATGACAACCGATCACAATCTGGCCGGTGGAGCAGGCTTCGACACCCTCGCCATCCACGCGGGCCAGGACCCGGACCCCCGCACCGGCGCGGTGGTTCCGCCGATCTATCAGACCAGCACGTACGCACAGGACGCGGTCGGTTCCCCCCGGCTCGGCTACGAGTACAGCCGCTCCGGCAACCCGACCCGGGACTCGCTGCAGGAGTGCCTCGCGGCGATCGAGGGCGGCCGGCGTGGGCTGGCCTTCGCCAGCGGTCTCGCGGCCGAGGACACCCTTTTGCGTACGGTCTGCCGGCCCGGTGACCACGTCGTCATCCCGAACGACGCCTACGGCGGCACGTACCGCCTGTTCGCCAAGGTCGCCGAGCGGTGGGGTCTGGCCTGGACCGCCGCCCCGCTGGACGACCTGGACGCGGTGCGCGCCGCGTTCCGCCCCGGCCACACCCGGATGATCTGGGCCGAGACGCCGACCAACCCGCTGCTCAACATCGCCGACATCCCGGCGCTGGCCGGGCTGGCCCACGAGTACGACGCGCTGCTCACGGTGGACAACACGTTCGCCTCGCCGTACCTGCAGCAGCCGCTCGCGCTGGGTGCCGACGTGGTGGTCCACTCCACCACCAAGTACCTGGGCGGACACTCCGACGTGGTCGGCGGCGCCCTGGTGGTGGCGGACACCGGCCTCGGCGACGAGCTGGCGTTCCACCAGAACGCGATGGGCGCGGTGAACGGTCCGTTCGACGCGTGGCTGACCGTGCGCGGCATCAAGACCCTTGGCGTACGCATGGACCGGCACTGTGACAACGCCGAGCGGATCGTCGCCTTCCTGAGCGAGCACGAGAAGGTGTCCCGGGTGCTCTACCCGGGGCTGGACTCGCACCCGGGGCACGAGACAGCGGCCAAGCAGATGCGCCGGTTCGGCGGCATGGTGTCGTTCCGGGCGGCCGGCGGCGCCGAGCAGGCGATCGAGATCTGCAACCGGACGAAGCTCTTCGTGCTCGCCGAGTCGCTGGGCGGGGTCGAGTCGCTGATCGAGCACCCGGGCCAGATGACACATCTGTCGGCTGCGGGCTCAGCGCTTGAAGTTCCCGCCGATCTCGTGCGACTGTCTGTCGGCATCGAAACCGTTGACGATCTGCTCGCCGACCTGGAGCAGGCGCTCGGCTAG
- a CDS encoding amidase encodes MDTTTWVGATAKQIARAVRRGDTNATQVVADHLEQIGISDPALGAFRVVRGGEAITEAEKVDEQEDLANLPLAGVPVAVKENTAVAGLPTWHGSAAARTAEVAEEDHEVVRRLRGAGAVVVGVTKMPEMGLWAVTDDENGPTRNPWDLDRTPGGSSGGSAAAVAAGLVPMAQGNDGLGSIRIPAACCGLVGLKPGRGVVPVDFGDKDWFGLVENGVLTTTVADAALGFSVLAGMAPAKLVEPARLRVGVSLRSPISGVKPDEANVSAVTKASKLLVDAGHDTVVADPRYPTAVQLGVLATWFAGAYKNSEGLDLRTLQPRTRRHIRLGRAATRAGLVRESQRAAWRERSIGFFADRNVDLLLTPALATAPPPALQYSSIPWYRNMRANAEYAPYAAPWNFAGLPAIVVPVGFRPDGLPLAVQLVGPPDSELLLLSVAGQFEVRNPWQRHALV; translated from the coding sequence ATGGACACGACGACCTGGGTGGGCGCCACCGCGAAACAGATCGCTAGGGCGGTCCGGCGCGGGGATACCAACGCCACCCAGGTCGTGGCCGACCACCTGGAGCAGATCGGCATCTCCGACCCGGCGCTCGGCGCGTTCCGGGTGGTCCGCGGCGGTGAGGCGATCACCGAGGCGGAAAAGGTCGACGAGCAGGAGGACCTGGCCAATCTCCCGCTGGCCGGGGTGCCGGTGGCGGTCAAGGAGAACACCGCGGTGGCCGGCCTGCCGACCTGGCACGGTTCGGCCGCGGCCCGTACCGCGGAGGTGGCCGAGGAGGACCACGAGGTGGTCCGCCGGCTGCGCGGGGCGGGCGCGGTGGTGGTCGGCGTCACGAAGATGCCGGAGATGGGTCTGTGGGCGGTCACCGACGACGAGAACGGGCCGACCCGCAATCCGTGGGACCTGGACCGCACGCCCGGTGGCTCGTCCGGTGGCTCGGCCGCCGCGGTGGCCGCCGGGCTGGTCCCGATGGCGCAGGGCAACGACGGGCTCGGCTCGATCCGGATCCCGGCGGCCTGCTGCGGCCTGGTCGGCCTCAAGCCGGGCCGCGGCGTGGTGCCCGTCGACTTCGGCGACAAGGACTGGTTCGGCCTGGTGGAGAACGGCGTGCTGACCACCACGGTGGCGGACGCCGCGCTCGGCTTCAGCGTGCTGGCCGGGATGGCGCCGGCCAAGCTGGTCGAGCCGGCGCGGCTGCGGGTCGGGGTGTCGCTGCGCTCGCCGATCTCCGGGGTCAAGCCGGACGAGGCGAACGTCTCGGCGGTCACCAAGGCGTCGAAGCTGCTGGTCGACGCCGGGCACGACACGGTGGTGGCGGATCCGCGCTATCCCACCGCGGTGCAACTCGGCGTGCTGGCCACCTGGTTCGCCGGGGCGTACAAGAACTCCGAGGGTCTTGATCTGCGCACCCTGCAGCCGCGCACCCGGCGGCACATCCGGCTCGGCCGGGCCGCGACCCGGGCCGGGCTGGTCCGCGAGTCGCAGCGGGCCGCGTGGCGGGAGCGGTCGATCGGCTTCTTCGCCGACCGCAACGTGGACCTGCTGCTCACCCCGGCGCTGGCCACCGCCCCGCCGCCGGCGCTGCAGTACTCGTCGATCCCGTGGTACCGCAACATGCGCGCGAACGCCGAGTACGCGCCCTACGCGGCACCGTGGAACTTCGCCGGGCTGCCGGCCATCGTGGTGCCGGTCGGGTTCCGGCCGGACGGGCTGCCGCTCGCCGTGCAACTGGTCGGCCCGCCGGACTCGGAGCTGCTGCTGCTCTCGGTGGCCGGCCAGTTCGAGGTGCGGAACCCCTGGCAGCGTCACGCCCTCGTGTGA
- the ilvA gene encoding threonine ammonia-lyase yields MTDLLSLSDVEAARKLLGEVVKTTPLVTSRPLSEITGVPVWLKCEHQQRAGSYKVRGAYTRIARLSEAERARGVVAASAGNHAQGVALAAGLLGIKATVFMPEGAPLPKVTATKGYGAAVEYAGTSVDDALAAAGDFARRTGAVLIHPFDHPDVIAGQGTVALEILEQCPEASTIVTAVGGGGLISGLAVAAKALRPDLRIVGVQASGAAAFPPSLAAGAPHKLDACATIADGIAVLRPGDLTFAHVAKLVDDVVTVTDEDLSAALLVLLERHKMVVEPAGAAAVAALLTGAYVPPRDGGPVVAVLSGGNIDPMLLLKVIEHGLASAGRYLRLAVRCTDRPGQLARMLREIAEQRANIVDVVHSRQSPRLGFGEVEVALSVETRGPAHSAALISALRDAGYRVALLADATP; encoded by the coding sequence ATGACCGACCTGCTCTCCCTGTCCGACGTCGAGGCGGCCCGGAAGCTGCTCGGCGAGGTCGTCAAGACCACGCCGCTGGTGACGTCCCGCCCGCTCTCCGAGATCACCGGGGTGCCGGTCTGGCTCAAGTGCGAGCACCAGCAGCGCGCCGGGTCCTACAAGGTGCGCGGCGCCTACACCCGGATCGCCCGGCTCTCCGAGGCCGAGCGGGCGCGCGGGGTGGTCGCGGCCAGCGCCGGTAATCACGCGCAGGGCGTGGCGCTGGCGGCCGGCCTGCTGGGCATCAAGGCGACCGTCTTCATGCCGGAGGGCGCGCCGCTGCCCAAGGTCACCGCGACCAAGGGGTACGGCGCTGCCGTCGAGTACGCCGGGACCAGCGTCGACGACGCGCTCGCCGCGGCCGGCGACTTCGCCCGGCGGACCGGGGCGGTGCTGATCCACCCGTTCGACCACCCGGACGTGATCGCCGGGCAGGGCACCGTCGCGCTGGAGATCCTGGAGCAGTGCCCGGAGGCGAGCACCATCGTCACCGCTGTCGGTGGCGGTGGACTGATCTCCGGCCTCGCCGTCGCGGCCAAGGCGCTCCGGCCCGACCTGCGGATCGTCGGGGTGCAGGCGAGCGGGGCCGCCGCGTTCCCGCCCTCGCTGGCCGCCGGTGCCCCGCACAAGCTGGACGCCTGCGCCACCATCGCGGACGGCATCGCCGTGCTGCGGCCCGGCGACCTCACCTTCGCGCACGTCGCCAAGCTGGTCGACGACGTCGTCACGGTCACCGACGAGGACCTGTCGGCGGCGCTGCTGGTGCTTCTCGAGCGGCACAAGATGGTGGTCGAGCCGGCCGGCGCCGCCGCGGTGGCGGCCCTGCTCACCGGCGCCTACGTGCCACCGCGCGACGGCGGCCCGGTGGTGGCCGTGCTGTCCGGCGGCAACATCGACCCGATGCTGCTGCTGAAGGTCATCGAGCACGGTCTCGCCTCGGCCGGCCGCTACCTGCGCCTGGCGGTGCGCTGCACCGACCGGCCCGGCCAGCTGGCCCGGATGCTGCGCGAGATCGCCGAGCAGCGGGCCAACATCGTCGACGTGGTGCACTCCCGGCAGAGCCCCCGGCTGGGCTTCGGCGAGGTGGAGGTGGCGCTCTCGGTGGAGACCCGCGGCCCGGCCCACTCGGCGGCGCTGATCAGCGCCCTGCGCGACGCCGGTTACCGGGTCGCCCTGCTGGCCGACGCGACCCCCTGA
- a CDS encoding M48 family metallopeptidase, which produces MVSVVTSCPKCTAATISKRSAEPWCPACEWNLDRFEADRAPELGWRWLDRRLFGAAYRLTERQFAELKGAPRAGRPASAARIATIALSVVLLAAVAALLVTGVWLATYDFFAPINLIGALLVLIAVALRPRLGRLSRLTAGRQELDRSTAPALFAVIERVAAAVGAPMPDVVLLSADRNAFTTTVGLRRRRVLCLGAPLWAVLDPQERVALLGHELGHFVNGDVRRGMVTQAAVTTLGQVAYLLAPRGRRSGFVEMVVDLLARTAARLFLVLHLVLVWISMRDSQRAEYRADEMAARAGGSDAAIRLSDQFLFDDAIDTVVRREARAGNGAAAWRTAADEARTGLSVDVSAFRQLSRRTEASLFASHPPAGLRAGLIAARAAQPAAVVLTEPERARMDDELAAHYERVRRELAAAVW; this is translated from the coding sequence ATGGTCTCGGTGGTGACGAGCTGCCCGAAGTGCACGGCGGCGACGATCAGCAAGCGGTCCGCTGAGCCCTGGTGTCCCGCCTGTGAATGGAACCTGGACCGGTTCGAGGCGGACCGGGCGCCGGAGCTCGGCTGGCGCTGGCTGGACCGGCGGCTGTTCGGTGCGGCGTACCGGCTGACCGAGCGACAGTTCGCCGAGCTGAAGGGCGCGCCCCGGGCCGGCCGTCCGGCGTCCGCCGCCCGGATCGCCACCATCGCCCTGTCGGTGGTGCTGCTCGCCGCGGTCGCCGCGCTGCTGGTGACCGGCGTCTGGCTGGCCACCTACGACTTCTTCGCCCCGATCAACCTGATCGGGGCGTTGCTGGTGCTGATCGCTGTGGCGCTCCGCCCCCGCCTGGGCCGGCTGTCCCGACTCACCGCGGGCCGGCAGGAGCTGGACCGGTCCACCGCGCCGGCCCTGTTCGCGGTGATCGAGCGGGTGGCCGCGGCGGTCGGCGCGCCGATGCCGGACGTGGTGCTGCTCTCCGCCGACCGGAACGCGTTCACCACCACGGTCGGGCTGCGCCGCCGTCGTGTGCTCTGCCTGGGCGCCCCGCTCTGGGCGGTGCTGGACCCGCAGGAACGGGTTGCGCTGCTGGGGCACGAGCTGGGCCACTTCGTGAACGGGGACGTCCGCCGTGGCATGGTGACCCAGGCCGCGGTGACCACTCTCGGACAGGTGGCGTACCTGTTGGCGCCTCGGGGGCGCCGCAGCGGCTTCGTCGAGATGGTTGTCGACCTTCTGGCCCGGACGGCGGCCCGCCTCTTCCTGGTGCTGCACCTGGTGCTGGTGTGGATCAGCATGCGTGACTCCCAGCGCGCCGAGTACCGGGCCGACGAGATGGCGGCGCGGGCCGGCGGCAGCGACGCGGCGATCCGGCTGTCCGACCAGTTCCTGTTCGACGACGCGATCGACACCGTGGTGCGGCGGGAGGCTCGGGCCGGCAACGGCGCGGCGGCGTGGCGGACCGCCGCGGACGAGGCGCGCACCGGGCTGTCCGTGGACGTTTCGGCGTTCCGGCAGCTCAGTAGGCGTACCGAAGCATCGCTTTTCGCTTCTCATCCGCCCGCTGGACTGCGGGCCGGACTGATCGCCGCGCGGGCCGCCCAGCCGGCCGCTGTCGTCCTGACGGAGCCGGAACGGGCCCGGATGGACGACGAGCTCGCGGCGCACTACGAGCGAGTGCGCCGCGAGCTCGCCGCAGCGGTCTGGTGA
- the greA gene encoding transcription elongation factor GreA, whose product MSSSEAPKTWLSQDAYDRLQAELDELIAGRPAIAAEINARREEGDLRENGGYHAAREEQSRQEGRILYLKEFLRNAEVGEVQAADSVVPGSVVTIYFDDDQADTETFLLGSREISSTTDLTVYSPESALGKAILGARPGQTVTYTAPSGADIKVTVVKFGAFEG is encoded by the coding sequence GTGTCCAGTTCCGAGGCGCCGAAGACCTGGCTCTCCCAGGACGCATACGACCGGCTGCAGGCCGAGCTCGACGAGTTGATCGCAGGCCGGCCGGCGATAGCGGCGGAGATCAACGCCCGGCGCGAGGAGGGCGACCTCCGGGAGAACGGCGGCTACCACGCGGCCCGCGAGGAGCAGAGCCGCCAGGAGGGCCGGATCCTGTACTTGAAGGAGTTCCTGCGCAACGCCGAGGTCGGCGAGGTCCAGGCCGCCGACAGCGTGGTGCCCGGCTCGGTCGTGACGATCTACTTCGACGACGACCAGGCCGACACCGAGACGTTCCTGCTCGGCTCGCGGGAGATCTCGTCGACCACCGACCTCACCGTGTACAGCCCGGAGTCGGCGCTCGGCAAGGCGATCCTCGGCGCCCGCCCGGGCCAGACCGTGACCTACACCGCGCCCAGCGGCGCCGACATCAAGGTCACCGTCGTCAAGTTCGGCGCCTTCGAGGGCTGA
- a CDS encoding DUF4307 domain-containing protein, translating into MSETRATTPVFPPGRYGRRRDGRRRRPLPLIVAAAVFGIAALGVTWAYYQKFGQTDYRPEIIGWNEPADTQMVIKFRVRVPAGETASCVLRARDYQGYELGTRTVTVPAPDGGGEVVVSETVPTTARGSVGDVMSCRPAG; encoded by the coding sequence GTGAGCGAGACGCGCGCCACAACTCCGGTTTTCCCGCCCGGGCGATACGGCCGGCGCCGGGACGGCCGCCGGCGCCGCCCGCTGCCGCTGATCGTGGCCGCCGCCGTCTTCGGGATCGCCGCCCTCGGGGTGACCTGGGCCTATTACCAGAAATTCGGGCAGACCGATTACCGCCCGGAGATCATCGGCTGGAACGAGCCCGCCGACACCCAGATGGTGATCAAATTCCGGGTCCGGGTGCCGGCCGGCGAGACCGCCTCCTGCGTGCTGCGGGCCCGCGATTACCAGGGTTACGAGTTGGGAACCCGGACCGTCACCGTGCCCGCCCCGGACGGCGGCGGCGAGGTAGTGGTCTCCGAGACGGTGCCGACGACCGCGCGCGGTTCGGTGGGCGACGTGATGAGCTGCCGCCCGGCCGGCTGA
- the mca gene encoding mycothiol conjugate amidase Mca → MAEQLRLMTVHAHPDDESSKGAATMAKYVAEGAQVLVATCTGGERGSVLNPKMDRPEVLADITNIRRKEMDRAREILGVDQAWLGFVDSGLPEGDPLPPLPEGCFGLQDPQEAAKPLIKLIREFRPHVMTTYDENGGYPHPDHIMCHKVSVVAFDQAGDPELYPELGEPWQPLKLYYNSGWTRARMLALHEGMLAAGLESPYAEWLEKWSDRQDRGDKITTRVECGEYFAVRDDALRAHATQVDPDGFWFHIPLEMQQKVWPTEDFELARSLVDSPIPESDLFAGIREKVEAA, encoded by the coding sequence GTGGCTGAGCAACTGCGTCTCATGACTGTGCACGCGCACCCCGACGACGAGTCCAGCAAGGGTGCCGCCACGATGGCGAAATACGTCGCGGAGGGTGCCCAGGTGCTCGTGGCCACCTGTACCGGCGGCGAGCGCGGCAGCGTGCTGAACCCGAAGATGGACCGCCCCGAGGTGCTGGCGGACATCACCAACATCCGCCGCAAGGAGATGGACCGGGCCCGCGAGATCCTCGGGGTGGACCAGGCCTGGCTCGGCTTCGTCGACTCCGGGCTGCCCGAGGGCGACCCGCTGCCGCCGCTGCCGGAGGGCTGCTTCGGCCTGCAGGACCCGCAGGAGGCGGCGAAACCGCTGATCAAGCTGATCCGCGAGTTCCGCCCGCACGTCATGACCACCTATGACGAGAACGGCGGTTACCCGCACCCCGACCACATCATGTGCCACAAGGTGTCGGTGGTCGCGTTCGACCAGGCCGGTGACCCGGAGCTCTACCCGGAGCTGGGTGAGCCGTGGCAGCCACTGAAGCTGTACTACAACTCCGGCTGGACCCGGGCGCGGATGCTCGCGCTGCACGAGGGCATGCTCGCGGCCGGGCTGGAGTCGCCGTACGCGGAGTGGCTGGAGAAATGGTCGGACCGGCAGGACCGGGGCGACAAGATCACCACCCGGGTCGAGTGCGGGGAGTACTTCGCGGTCCGCGACGACGCGCTGCGCGCGCACGCCACCCAGGTGGATCCGGACGGGTTCTGGTTCCACATCCCGCTGGAGATGCAGCAGAAGGTGTGGCCGACCGAGGACTTCGAGCTGGCCCGCTCACTGGTGGACAGCCCGATTCCGGAGTCCGACCTGTTCGCGGGCATCCGGGAGAAGGTCGAGGCGGCCTGA